The nucleotide window GTCTTAAATGTTCAGAAATTATTCTAGCATCATGAATATAAATCAGAATAAAGAACtcaggaaagacaaaaaaatgagaatttaagaaacattgcCCAACAacgaaattaattaaatatatggtCAATTTTTTCTGTATGATCAATTCTTAATCACTGTTAATGTGCTGGTGAAATAAGAaggaatttctaaaataatttgtgtctgcatgtgtgtgtatggacATAGTCTTGTGGCCAAAGTTCATTAACATGATAATAGAGTTAAaattctagatttatttttaacaagctgttaaaaaaagagatgtggaagttataaaaataaaataatatttagttcATTATGCCATATTACATAggaagtgaatatatatatatatatatatatatatatatatatatatatatttaacaatagCAAGGTGAGAAGATTTGCCTTATCAGTTATCATGATGtaatataaaactacaaaaattaaGAGGATATGATATGGAGGCAGCATAAACAAAGAGGACCAAGAACTTTTACAGAACATACATACAGAGCCACAAGTATGTGAAATCTTCATATATAACAGATGATAGATCAGAAGGGGACATAATGGTAAAGAATGGCTGATTATCCACACATATGGCAGCATAGAGCAAAAGAATACTTTGAATTGGCTACTTTtgtcataaacaaaaataaattcattctaGATAGACtaagaatttaaatgtaaaagatgaaaatttaaacgTTATAGAAGAGAATTGAAGAGAATATGTACTTGAACTAAGGAAGATTTCCTAATAACTAAAGCTGAGATATTTTTACAATAGACTTCATTAATATAGAATCTCCATTCATCAAAATagattataaagaaaatgaaaagccaagtCACAAACTGAAACAAGATGTTTTCACATGTATAACAAAAATACTTGTATACTGGACAAAGTtctggaaataaaacagaaagacaaccaagttaaaaaagggatccctaggaatccctagggatccctgggtggctcagtggtttagcgcctgcctttggcccagggcgtgatcctggagacccgggattgaatcccacgtcgggctcccggtgcatggagcacgcttctccctctgcctgtgtctctgcccctctctctctctcactgtgtgcctatcataaataaataaaataaaaattaaaaaaaaaaaaaaaagggatccctgggtggcccagtggtttagcgcctgcctccggcccactatgtgattctggagtcccaggatggagtcccatattgagtcccacgtcgggctccctgcatggagcctgcttctctctctgcctgtctctgcctgtctctgtgttgctcatgaataaactaaaaaaaaaaaaaaaaaaagaagaagaaagaaagaaagatgctaTAAACATGAGCATTTTACTTTGCAAACATAAATGACCATGTGACATATGAAAGATGCTAACCTTTACtaataatcaggaaaatgaaacCTAAACGGTAATGAGATGGCATTTTACAACTTCTGTATTTACTTTTCATCTTACAGTACACACACACGGAATCAAGttgatttacttttatttttttttttaatttttatttatttatgatagtcacacagagagagagagagagagagagagagaggcagagacgtaggcagagggagaagcaggctccatgcaccaggagcccgacgtgggattcgatcccgggtctccaggatcgcgccctgggccaaaggcaggcgccaaaccgctgcgccacccagggatccctttttttttttttttaattttttttttaaatttttatttatttatgatagtcacacacagagagagagagagagagagagagaggcagagacgtaggcagagggagaagcaggctccatgcaccaggagcccgacgtgattTACTTTTAAATTGGGGAAAACATTAAGTTTATAACTCATTCTCTCCCCATTTCACTggtattttttgtatgtttgttttttgtagaaGAAACTTCCAAAGAGTAtttgttgttactgtttattttttttccaaatcattttgattaaaagaaaatgaaaaaaaagtaatttgtatGTTTACGTGGAAGAGAGAGCCCAAGGACTCTGGAATGTACAAGAAAtttccaacaacaaaaaaaccccaaaccttcCAACCAAGGGAAACATTCTCAACTTGTACTTTATGCCTTTGTCTTCAGGCTGCACTATAGGCAGCCAATAGGGGCTGATGGCTTTGGAACATCTGAACTGTGGTTAGGACAAACTGTGCTGTGAGCTATGCGCTGGATTTTGACGACTTACTTATAAAAAAGGGCTGCAAAATGTCTCAATAGTTTTATACTGATTATGTGTTGATAATATAATGGATATATTGGCAGAGAAAAGCATATTATTAAGACaaatttcatgtttctttttagtacttttttttttttatgtcaccgcttagaaaatttaaaattacacgCGGCTTTCATGTATCTGTCAGGCGAGGCCAACTTGAGCCCGCAGGTCAGCGGTCAGTGGAAGTGAAGGGGCACCCTGGCTCAGTGCCCCCCACTCTGGGACACTGCGCCTACCCTGTCTGATACAGTTTTGTCCCGTGGGTTGAGGGGAAGGCCCAGCACCACCCAGCGTGGGAAGATTTTAGGAAGAGGCTTTATAACAAGTACTTAATAAATCACTATTGTTAGAATTCTCAAGCTGCTTCCTGTTAAAATGCAATATTTCAGCAgccaccaccctcccccccccccccccaagcgcTCTGCGATCCTGCCAGAgaacatttttgcatttttgggAGGAATAAACACGCCGCTGCGCGGGGCGGACATCCTCAGGCTGGCGGGCCCTGGAGGACTGCAGGGGGAGGAATCCGACGGGAggcggcccggggctgggggacGGGGGAGGCTCTGAGCCCGAGGAGCCGAGGGGCGGCCGGTCTGAGGATGCTCCTACGGTGCCTGGAGCTTAGGACACACACACGACGTCCTCCACCGCCTGCTGTGGCACCTGAGGACCCCGTGGAGCTGGGGAGCCAcggaggaaggaggagagcagCGGTGGGGAAGGGGCGCGCGGGGAAGCCGGGGCTCCCTGGTGTGTCCACCTCCCCGGGCAAGGCCGTCCAGGCAAAAGCGAGAAACTGGTTATTGTTTCGGCAGAGCTGTCAACCATTAACTTCTGTGCAGGATGTGGCTTTCATGACATTTCCACGAAGAAAAGGGCATGGAGAGGTACAAACGCCCAGCCAGGCTCATGGGAGGAGTTCAAGCAAGGACTGCACGACCCTTTGGCCCGTTCACACCAATTGCTCGCCTCCCCCCCTACCGCCCCGGCCAGGGATTTGGTCAAATTCCCAACTCGTTTTTGTACTTCAGAATTAAGCCGTTTGAGTATCGCGGGCGCTGCAGGCTTGCTCTCGGGTTAGACGATGCCAAGGAGGCAGAGGTGCCTTGATGGGTAGCGTTGCCATGGTGCAGCCCACGAAATAAACCATCCCAGTTTGGGGAACTGGTTCTGGTGGACACTCTGAGCGATCAGGGCACCTGACCGTGGCTGGCACAATTTGGGAGCCTGGACGGAGTGGTTGGGTACTTCATGGACAATGCGGCCTGGAATACGCAACACTGTAGCAGCCCGGGCGTTGGGCGGAGGGATGGGTGTGGGTGGAGGCTCCTAGCTCCTGCACTAAAGTATGGCCTGTTCCCTAGGCACGAAGACCCATCAGGGCAGAGAAGCCCAAGCCCACTGCAGCTGATGATGTGTGTTCTCTTGAACAGATGCCCCTGCTCAGCTGTCAGGGCCTCAAGAGTTACCGGGAACAGCGCCTGGCTCACTTGGTTCTCAGCTTTATTACTATGGGCTACGTGTGGCAGGAAGGACAGACACAACCCAAAGAGGTAAGGGCCAAATAGAGGCCTGCCTTGTCATCGGCAAGTCTGCTGCTCCTGGAATCCACTCTCTCTGCTCGGCCCAACACTCTTTTTCTGGAAAATAGGacctttcttgttcttttctctgGCTATCAGCTGAAGGAAGGGCAAATGGCCCACTTACATGAGACTTTTCTCcctaagaagtttttttttttagaacctgTAGCCATTTCTCCCTTTCATTAGTTTTtcacatctattttctttctggcAGTAATGCTTAATAATGCATTTGAAGGCAAGAACTGAGGTCTCATAAAATACTTAATGATAGTTTACGTTTGACCGCATTttgtatgtatatgcacatacattATCTCTTGATTTTCACAATCCCATAAGGTAAATAAAACTCCCCTGTGTCCATTTTGTAGACCGTTGAAGACTACAGAAGATAAGCTCCTTGTCCAAGGTCAGATAGCAAGTGAGTGTAGAATGCAAGGCCATGCTTAGACCTTCCCATTCACCAACATAAACTTCTTTCCCTAGAGGACTCACTGACATTAACaaggataattttaatttttaatactacTTTATTTCTACTGATTATTGGcttcttaataatttatttaaatctcttcTGAATCTTTGCTTAACCTTTCATGATTTCAACCTGAGCCTTGAGACAAGAAGTCTCAGAGTTCTACTAACTGCATTAAAAAGCACTACTccttttcattttgcagaagttTCCCTTTTCCAGGAATTGGCCTTAGCATTGTTCCAGTACTTCACGGTTCACTGAACAACCCCTGCCTATTTTGTTTGCTTAATTGATCCAGCCTCTTTTCTTTCAAGTAAACACAGGAAATTCcccatgagaaaaagaaaggaacatgaGGAAGGAGACAAAAGGAAGGTAATACAGTGGCCTCAGAGTTTTTAAATgttagtacattttattttttaaaattgtgcacCTTATATAACAAAGCTTAAAATCTAGGCACACTACAGAATATCCCACTGGGCTTCCCTCCCCCTTGTGTTTTCCAAACCATACCTTAGACTGGGAGGAGGTGTAGAGAAGGGTGACAGGAGAGGAAGCCTCTAGCTTCATGGTGTGTCCACGGCGTACTTCCAGACCACCATGGAGCCCCCTGCCCATGGCCTCAGAGCATCTCTgactttctctgcatctcatcTTTTAACTTTTCACCTAAATGGACACCTCATATCTTCATTACTCTTCTCATCCCCTGGTTCCCAAGGGAAGGTAAACTTaagtttgaattttaagaatctttaaagttctttattgttttctacCTAAAAAGACAGTTCTTTTCCAAGCCTAATCTAAAAATCTAAGGGAAAGCTAAGGCAGACATGGGCCTTCTTAATTAGACACTTTTATCTTAgggagaagtaaaaataaaagtgggagaTAGGGAGCATAAGAACGTTCTTTTGGATCTAATTTAGCACTGTCCACAGCAAATAGACCTCTGCCCCCTGGTTTCCCATAGATCTGAATTGTTTTTCTGGACTTGTGGGCAGATAAGTTTCTTTAGAGTGGTCCTCAGATAATTTAGATGTTGAGGTGACTTACTTGAAGGTGAGACACCTGTCTTGAGGTGACTTACTTGAAGTTATTACTGGGCTTGACTTATGAGGTGATGAATAGAGTTGGCTGCTATACAGGATGAAGAGTTCTATCCTCCACATTCCTCTTTCCGATTGACACATGAACACACActcgtgtgtgtgtatatatatgcttGTAGTTTTATCCACACAGATATATCAACATATTTATATAGTTGTCCCTGTCTatagataagtagatagatatAGAAATAGAGATTCTTTTCCCACTGCTCATCAACTCAGTCCCCAGTTCGTGTTCAAACATGGTGGTGAACATTTGGTGATGCCCTTCTTTGCAGTCAATTTTcagagattattttttccaaatatgtgtgtgtgtgcccccactttgtaatattcatatatatttcagCTTGTACTTATACACAATATATCCACTAGATGGTATACAGTAAACATATGAGACTAGGTGTGTGTTTATGGATCACTCAGATCATCCCAGTTTTATGGTCATTTCTCTACCACAGGGTTGTTGGAATAGAGGGAAACCATGACCACTTCCTCTGTTGTATTCTTTCTAGACTATCCTAACTGTCTGGATTTATATCTATAAGGTTCTGCCAAGAAATCTTGCCCTTCCCTTTGTCGAAGTCTCCAGGAACTTGGGGCTCCCTCCTATCCTGGCCCACGCAGACCTGGTGCTAACAAACTGGACCACTAGGAATCCGGAGAGGTAAGATGAGCAGTGAGAGCTTTGGATTTGAACAGATTGAAACTGAGTAAAGGGCAGTCCTGTGATTTTTATTCTCCCTACAGTAAAGGCCCTGGCTTTTTCAGCTATTTGCGATTAAAgatgttcatatttatttattcctatttatgGTTCCAAAGAAGGATGAACCTGAACACAAGCTCAAAAATCAAAACTCCCAGCATTTTCACTGTGAATACATTGGTACAGGCTACATTTTTCTCATATGCTTCCACATCCAACCTGAATTTCTCAACTTGACCTTCAAGCTCTGCATAATTAGACTTCACTCATTCTTCCTCACCAAATTATCTGCTATTCCCTAACATGCTTTCATTCGCATCAAACTAGGACCATTGACTTCATTAAGTGATGATGATACAGTGTTCATACATGAGTGATTATGGGTGAATTAAGAGTAGGGCTCTAGATAAGTTGGATTGAGAATTTGATGAATGTTATTTCTTCTACCTAGCTGGCATCAATCCTCTGAAAGTTGGCCTGGGAATGTATGTAGGCATTAGTCTAAAGAAGAAGTAGCATGAGTTTTTAATAAGCAATGGAGTGGGTGGAAGAGAagtatttaatttctcttgaaCTTCATTATCACAGccaaatttatttcaagaatagTGTTTTGTAACTTAAAATAGCTAGGGACATTTAGGTTAGATATGAAGAAAAACTCAGCATGAGGTTTGTGGCTAACCACAGTATTGCCAGAGGAGATGATGGGAATCTGTTCTAGAGGACTACACATTTTCCTTAATTatgaattataattatataattattaattataatcttTGATCGATTCTGCTTTCATAACAAAATTGGTGACCAATATTTTCATGAAGAGCTGCTAAATATGACTCAGAGTTTtgacagaaagaaataatatatgtgcAGAAATAATTCTGGTCAAGGCACTGAACATTGAATAAATTGGATTTCtgattcaaaaagagaaaagcaggaaattttgaaggggaaaaaaaaattctggaccAGAATGATTAAATCAAAAATACAACCAGGAGCTAATTGCCCAGTCAGTGAGTACTCAGGGCTGCATCCCAGAGATGCAGACACAGTCCTGGGCTCAGGAGCTTTCCTTCTTGATAATTAACTTTTGGAGTCTTTTAATATGCCTAGCACAGAGCTAAGTGCTATGAACAAATGGAAGACATGGAAGCAGAGTGCACTGACAGGGTTAAAGAATAAGAGTGAATAAATGTCAAAGAGTGACACAAACAATAGCCCATAAGAATTTCAAAGAACCGATATCAgtacagtctttaaaaatcaggaaCAGATCGGTGAGGGGGTAAAACTTGATATATAGTATGAGCTAAAGGTGAGTAAGAGTAGAAGAGTCATAACAGAAATGTGGGTTTGTGCCAATTACAAATCTGTAAGAGGAAGAAGATAATTTATGATGATGGCCACAGGCTAAATGGTCTAGGGCTTATGTATGAGTTGGGATTTAGCTCACTCTTTGTCAcatgaagaggaaagagaggtCTTACAAGACAGGAAaacttctcccttcttcctttctaggTTCTTTGGTTGGTCTGATAATGAAATTGATGTGAGAGaaattaataggagaaaaatgaatgtgTGCATGGATGTATGCGTGCTGCAGGTGCATTTGCACACAAAAGTATGTGTGTATGGGACTACAAAAGGCACATCTGGTTTACAAGctgatttgttcttttgttttctttttctctttgtggcCATCAATACTGAAATTTGATTAGATCCCTGGAAATCAGGTAAGTTCTCAGAAACTTTAGAATCCATACTAACTAAAAGCTTACAAATACACCAAAAAGAAAGTGTACCAAATTTTATATGTAGTATCTAAACTATCTAAAAATGCctgaaaaaaagactggaaggaaatgtgCCAAAAATAACAGTCCAAAAATTAACAGTGGTGCCTCTGCTTTATAAGGATTAAGGGATTAACAACTTTCTTTACTATATTTTCCAATCTGGGTGTAATGAAACAAGTAAAGTGCaatacaggaaggaaggaaggaaggaaggaaggaaggaaggaaggaaggaaggaaggagaaaagaaagaaaaaagaaaagaaaagaagaaaagaaaggaaaggaaagaaaggaaaggaaaggaaaggaaaggaaaggaaaggaaaggaaaggaaaggaaaggaaagaaagaggaaggaaggaaggaaggaaggaaggaaggaaggaaggaaggaaggaaggaagaaaggaagaaaggaagaaaggaagaaagaaaggaagaaaaagaaagaaagagaaaaagactagAGCTTGTGGGACAGGTCTGGTCCAGACATCTGTAGTCTCCTCTTTCCCCAGAGAGCAAAATTAGCCTCTAAATTGGCATTTTCACTCCCATTGCCAAACCTCAGCCCCAGAAGGGGTTCAGTGTAATAGCTGTAGATCAGAAGACAAAAGGTGGAAGGGTAAAGACACCACTTTCCACACTAGTGTAACTCTGCTGCACAATGGAGTTCCtgacttatttttcctttgtgtttgtttttcatctcTTGTCATGCTTAAAATGTTAGAGGCAGAAGTGATTTATGGGGTGAGATTTTAGGTTTTATAGACTGGATTGACTTCCGGGATCTTTGAATCTATGTGATAACTGGTCATTTAAAATTGATCCTTGCCTAACAGTCTTCCTGCTTCCTTCTATTCTAATACAgcacttggggggtgggggaagtcaCTGATGAGAAAAAGCACGAGCCTGAATTATGATATAGTCCTGCCCTCTTCCTGTAACTAATCAGCCGCATGACTCTGGGGAAACCATTTTGCTTCTTTGGGTCATAGTTTCATATTTAAAACAGGAGTATGGAATTAGCTACTCTCTGTGGTCACTACAGCTCTAAGACTCTCTGCTCCTGACAGGAATGGTGTGATGGGCCCCAGATTGGCCTTGTGGAGGATCAGAAGTACCTGCTCACTTAACGCTTCAGCCGACCTGCAGGGATTATGAACTAGGACAATCAGGGCCATGCTAGACTTAGAGTCCTCAGGTCTGGTGAATGTGGGCTGGAATAGATCTGCTCTCTTTCATTCCTGAACATGGCTGGAGGTGGATGCTCCTCCTCAGGTCTGTTCTTTGGAGACCAGAGGGTTTCTTTCAGAGTCCCCTTGCTCTCGCAGGTGTCAGACTCTGAGTGGCCTATGGACAATGTGCGTCACAGTGACCAAACCTCACTAACCATGTGGTCATTTCCTTTCCAAGGAACTTGGACATCATTGTCTCACTTCCTGGGGGAGAGAGCCTGCGTGGCTTTATACTGGTGACTGTTTTGGTGGAGAAAGCTGCAGTACCTGGGATTATGGTATTTTCttcagaacacttttttttttttttaacataatgagTTATTCGCGTGAGCTTTACTTCCCACCAAGTCCCTTTCCCTATGGTGAACTAATCAATATAGATGAGCACAGGCCTTGTCCTATTTGGTTTATGTCTGAGAAAAGAGGTCTGAGTACTAGCCCACCCACAGAGATAACTCCTGTTTCTCAACTACCGTGGAACTTGGAATGACTGTTCATCCATTCAACAGACAAGCCTAGTTCTGAGTAAGAATGTCTGGGGGAACAAGAAAGGCACTGTTCTGGCCTCTGCAGATCACCATGCAGTGAAGGAAGATAGACTGATGATGTATAgggtaacaacaacaacaacaaaggcagTGTTTCATGAAAAGATTGCAGGGTCAGGCAAAGGAAAATGGGAGCTGAAGCTAAAATCCCCGTGAAGTACAGGACCTAAACAGGAGGTGGGAATGAGGGGTGGGGAGTAGTATTCCTGCCCCAGAGAACTGTTTTTGCAAAGCCTCAGAGGACAATGAATCTTCATTGAGATTTCCTAGCCCCAGGGTGTTACAAACTTGAATTCCTACTGGGGTCAGGCTGGTACCTGAAAGGTCAGGtgtaaagcaaaggaaaaggaaggtgGAGTGGCAGGTGATCCACTAGAGATTTTGTGCCTTGCGCAAAGATATTTAAGTGAGATCTATGTCTTTCCTCACTGCTGCCTTCCCAAGTAAGCATACTTTGAGCGTTTTCTGAGTCCTTAGGAGAGTGACCAGATTGTGGTACAATTCTTTTAgcatccctctttccctctcaaaattGAAACTATATGGTTACTTTACTTCTCATTCTTGTGTTTAGTTCATTGAGAGCTACAGAGTAAAGTATCCCAAATACAGCTTCAGTAACCTGGAGACCTCCAGAgacaaggaaggcttcctggtggAGGAGGCTCTGACGCTAAGGAATCTACAGAATCTGATTTTATGTACACCAGCACTCAGGAGTGAGAGTGCCCTAGTTCAAGATCACAGGAAGAACGAGTAGAAGTAGAAATGATCATAATGTGAGATAAAtacaaaaggaacaaaatggaTATGGTTATGCCCTTGAGAGTTACAAGAAGTAGCAGCCAATGGGAAAGATCCAGAAAGACTTAACTATGGATTAAGGAGATTCTGGCTCTCAAGAAGACCTCACAGCCCCTCTAGGGCAGGAATGGCCCCGTCAGGGAGCCCTGCCAAGCAGTCCAGCAGTCAGAGGGGCCCCTTCCTCCAGGTTCCCACAGCACTGCTGCTCACTCCCTCTCAACAGACTGAATGCTAATGAACTGAGTGAAACGAATCTCCTCTTCAGGCACTTGTTCAGGCCGTGAATGCCATCCTGCAGCACAGCGACAACTCCCTGCTCCGAGCCCTGCAGCAACTGAGACTCTCCATTCAGGACATCACCAGAACCTTAGGACAAATGCACAGTAAGAGGCTCTTGAAGACTGAGGGCTCTGCCTGGGACAAAAGGGCCCGGAGGTTTGGCGACATCCACAAGATGGTGCTGGTGCATTAGCTTTTTTTTAAGGCCACCAACTGCTATTCATGCTACTGGAAAATGATCTCTCTGCAGagattttcttctggttttatcCTTCTTTATATTCTCTTGTGATTCGATGGCTTCCACTTCTCATTGGCCATGTATTTCTTTGCATGTGGCGGTCTTGCATGAAactggggagggagaggtggagcACACAATACTGGTGGTACAGCCTCTATCCAAGGTTACTGCAAGGGTGGAATTAGGGCATGAGGGAGTGTATCCTTACACTCTCTAAAGCTTCTTTTAGTCTTTGTTCTTAAGTGGGACCTGAGATGCTGGACCTTGGCTTTGGGCCTTATCTGAGGGCATTTCCAGTGCTCCTCCTCTGGGTCTAGTTTAGGGATGTTATCATGGTGTGGTCAGTTATGTGGCCCACCCTCCCTTTGTTTGATCATATATTGTTCTGATGACTGTAGTTCTTCAACTTCCTCTATCGCAAGCATTTGGAAAATGTAACTAGTGTGTATTTAAGGAAGGTGTGGGAGAGGGGTGTGATCTGTTTAACCAGGGATAATAAAATAAGTATCAGTTTCCCTGAATCTTTCCTCACTGACAGATGGAGGGAGTCCAGGAAAGGAGAGGTTTCTGGGAAACaggacaggagggaggaagggaaggagcaagGGGGAACATCAGGTGGTGCCCAGCTTTACTGCCTATTATTAAAGGAGTAAATTTACTTGTCATCTCAGACTCTGCACTAGTGGAAGTCCATCTGAAGTCACAGCACAGTCACAGTATCATAGGcataatacattattttcaacTTCCTGTTTTATATTTCAGAATCACATTTCCTCTATTtccctgaattttaattttaaagcccTCCTGATCACATCAGTAGGTCTCTTGCCAAACAAGCTCTCCAAAGTGAGTGACGTGGATTTTCACCTTGCCGAGTGACCCTGAGTTTATTACTCAGGATAGCAAGACCAggacaaatgaatgagtgaaaacaAGTAGTCTAGAAGCTCATGGGAGACCTGCGTGCCTGTCACAGTGCCTGCGGCAGTGAGATGGCACAGCCATGTCCATCGCAGGCTTCCTAGAGCTCTTTTCTTCAGCCCAGGCCAGCACCAGCACTCTCTTGATTATcctctgcaaggagtctgatggcCTGGGGAGGTACCAGGGCTACttgctttgttttcctgaaaGGCAAATTATTGCACAcagacataatttattttaaaggttttacctGCGGTCACTGCAATGAAATAGATGAATGCATCGACTGCATTTTCCAAAGAGAGCCACAGCATCTTCCATGCCATAGACTCCTTTACAGTGCTCCTTTGACATGCCTGTGGTCTGTGTCCTTGCTTGTGATGTTGGTGGGCTGGTGACATGCCTATAATCAATAACATGTGGTAGAAGTGACCCTGCATGGGTTCTTGGGCAAGGCTAGAGAAGGTGATTCAACCGCCACCCTGGATACTGAGTCACCACATAAAAATACAACGCACTCTGAGGCCACCATGCTGTGAATGAGGCTGTCAgaccacacagggagcccaaatgTAGGCGCTCCAGTTGGCTCCTGGCCCAGAAGTGAATGAGCCCCCTTGGATGATTCCAAGTTCCCAACTTCAGATCATCCTGTCTTCAAATCTTCCCACCTTAGGACCCAAACACTACGAAGCAGATAAAAGCCATCCTCTGTGTTCTGTCCAAATTTCTAACCCACAGAGGCCACAAGTGTAATATACTGGCTGTTTTATGCCACTAGCTTTCGAGTGGTTTGTTTTGCAGCTATagtaaacagaaaaatgaaattataaaaatgacaaatactagACTCTGCAAGTTTCACAGAATCACACAAATTTCTTAGTCACTGTGTCTGGCTTATAGTTAATGACTTTTTTCTGCAAGATCAATAGAGCTTCCCCTGCTTTTTCCAACCAGATGGAGCTcaccaaaaaattatttctttttgagcTTAACTTTAGCAAGAGTTGTGTGCTGTACTTCCTTCCTCCCTAAATATCTCACTGCTAGGCAGGATAGCCTGAAAACATGCCCATGGCAGAAGAGAAGGTACTCTTTATTGTAAGGCTGCAGTTTGCTTTTCTGAGGACCACATGCTGTCACTAGGCCTTTGCTCAGCCCACATGTGACTTCTACCTTACATAAGTCCTCAGCACGGGTTGGGAAATAAAACCAGATTACTCTGTTTTCATAGCCTGACTCTTCTTAAGGCAGAAGTCCGTAACAGCACCA belongs to Canis lupus baileyi chromosome 15, mCanLup2.hap1, whole genome shotgun sequence and includes:
- the IDO2 gene encoding indoleamine 2,3-dioxygenase 2 isoform X4, encoding MGGVQARTARPFGPFTPIARLPPYRPGQGFGQIPNSFLYFRIKPFEYRGRCRLALGLDDAKEAEMPLLSCQGLKSYREQRLAHLVLSFITMGYVWQEGQTQPKEVLPRNLALPFVEVSRNLGLPPILAHADLVLTNWTTRNPERSLEIRNLDIIVSLPGGESLRGFILVTVLVEKAAVPGIMALVQAVNAILQHSDNSLLRALQQLRLSIQDITRTLGQMHNYVDPDIFYAVIRIFLSGWKDNPAMPVGLTYEGVSTEPLKYSGGSAAQSTVLHAFDEFLGICHSKESADFLHRMREYMPPSHKAFIEEIHSAPSLRDHILSSGNDQLLTAYNECVEALVELRSYHITVVTKYLITVATKAKGRKPNHLPGPSQALEERGTGGTVVLSFLKSVRDKTLEAILHQSD